A window of the Lactuca sativa cultivar Salinas chromosome 5, Lsat_Salinas_v11, whole genome shotgun sequence genome harbors these coding sequences:
- the LOC111912785 gene encoding uncharacterized protein LOC111912785: protein MKDQQALLRNQQASILNIEKQLGQLAQQVNERRPGALPSNTKSNLKGAHISIVTTRSGKITTPLAPIQQEDPKLVQEEEEEHEKSQIPDPTRRVDVTDSMSPPPEQKSLPPVKPYQPPLPFPARARQEKNEVDYQKFLEHIKALQINISFIEAVAQMPIYANFLKELLANRRKME, encoded by the coding sequence atgaaggatcaacaAGCTCTgcttaggaatcagcaagcatccATTCTCAACATAGAAAAGCAGTTGGGCCAACTCGCACAACAAGTGAACGAGAGAAGACCGGGTGCACTTCCTAGTAATACCAAAAGTAACCTAAAAGGTGCACATATAAGTATTGTGACAACTAGGAGTGGGAAGATTACAACTCCTTTGGCCCCTATTCAGCAAGAAGATCCTAAGCTGGtgcaagaggaagaagaagaacatgAAAAATCACAAATtcccgacccgactcgccgagtcgatgttACGGACTCGATGAGTCCCCCACCTGAACAGAAAAGCCTGCCTCCTGTTAAGCCATATCAGCCTCCATTGCCATTTCCAGCCCGAGCTAGACAAGAAAAGAATGAAGTTGATTACCAGAAGTTTCTGGAACACATAAAGGCTCTTCAAATTAATATTTCATTCATAGAGGCGGTCGCTCAAATGCCTATATATGCTAACTTTCTCAAGGAGCTTCTAGCTAATAGAAGGAAGATGGAATAG